A genomic stretch from Malus domestica chromosome 15, GDT2T_hap1 includes:
- the LOC103442530 gene encoding protein GLUTAMINE DUMPER 5-like produces MRTVIAFSTATPVAKSPLESSLPPTATTMGRQQQQQHSPWHSPVPYLFGGLAGMLGLIAFALLILACSYWKLSSRLEDREGGERDLESGGGDEKGDGSNKSVKVFEEKILVIMAGNENPTFLATPVSVCSKAASFGGADDHADEQGMSEEVNKEESSEKVTEEIGSHDPEEPENIRNQDDESETQQRRLQEGQVQHENQ; encoded by the coding sequence ATGAGAACCGTAATTGCTTTCTCTACTGCAACTCCGGTGGCAAAATCCCCACTGGAATCATCCCTGCCGCCAACTGCAACAACCATGGggcggcagcagcagcagcagcactcGCCGTGGCACTCTCCGGTGCCCTACCTATTCGGAGGCCTGGCGGGGATGTTGGGTCTGATTGCTTTTGCTCTGTTGATCCTTGCCTGCTCTTACTGGAAGCTTTCGAGCCGGTTGGAGGACAGAGAGGGAGGCGAGCGAGACCTAGAGAGCGGCGGCGGCGACGAGAAAGGCGACGGGTCGAATAAATCAGTGAAGGTGTTCGAGGAGAAGATTTTGGTTATTATGGCGGGGAATGAGAACCCAACTTTCTTGGCCACGCCGGTTTCCGTGTGCTCGAAAGCTGCTTCTTTCGGCGGCGCTGACGATCATGCCGACGAACAGGGGATGAGCGAAGAAGTAAATAAGGAGGAGAGCTCCGAGAAAGTGACAGAAGAAATAGGGTCCCATGATCCCGAAGAACCCGAAAATATTCGGAACCAAGACGATGAATCGGAGACTCAGCAGAGGCGATTACAAGAAGGACAAGTACAACATGAAAACCAGTGA
- the LOC103442550 gene encoding uncharacterized protein: MQPRLSSERKTARLNFFFFPSSLPLPLSPRSLATFPLILSRSLCFLFPTEWNSKLCISRFQEKVPNTAASGDGSSNGTLFRAVLLVRRGKCDEAREYVERARKCLATELAALMDTSEDFKSVFLEMLHREICVGQSLQIQGVSCSSPIL, translated from the exons ATGCAGCCGCGCCTCTCCTCCGAACGTAAAACCGCacgcctaaatttttttttctttccatcttcTCTGCCGCTGCCTCTTTCTCCCCGTTCTCTCGCAACCTTCCCCCTCATCCTCTCCCGTAGCCTCTGTTTTCTCTTCCCCACGGAGTGGAACTCAAAGCTTTGCATTTCCAGGTTCCAG GAGAAAGTTCCGAACACTGCTGCTAGTGGGGATGGAAGCAGTAATGGAACATTATTTAGAGCTGTTCTGTTAGTTCGAAGAGGAAAG TGTGATGAAGCGCGTGAGTATGTTGAGAGAGCTAGGAAATGCTTGGCAACAGAGCTTGCTGCTTTG ATGGATACCAGTGAAGATTTCAAAAGCGTTTTTCTGGAAATGTTGCACAGGGAGATTTGTGTTGGCCAATCCTTACAAATTCAAGg GGTTTCGTGTTCTTCCCCAATTCTGTGA